The following are encoded together in the Flavobacterium sp. TR2 genome:
- a CDS encoding regulatory protein RecX: MKNPTNSTFTIKEALQKLEHFCAYQERCHDEVVAKLYTLKMTRDEIDSIVVQLIEGNFLNETRFACSFARGKHRIKHWGKIRITNELKARNISSTNITLALKEISAEEYFETFENLAERCWNSISENNLLKKRKKFCDYMLRRGYESGLVYEKVKELEEK, from the coding sequence ATGAAAAACCCGACGAATAGCACTTTTACCATCAAAGAAGCTTTACAAAAGTTAGAGCATTTTTGTGCCTATCAAGAACGTTGTCATGACGAAGTAGTGGCCAAATTATACACCCTAAAAATGACTCGAGACGAGATTGACAGTATTGTCGTACAGCTCATTGAAGGAAATTTTTTAAACGAAACCCGTTTTGCCTGCAGCTTTGCAAGAGGCAAACACAGGATCAAACATTGGGGAAAAATCAGAATCACCAATGAACTCAAAGCAAGAAATATTTCTTCAACAAATATTACCTTGGCTTTGAAAGAAATTTCAGCTGAAGAGTATTTTGAAACTTTTGAAAATTTAGCGGAAAGATGTTGGAATAGTATTTCAGAAAACAATCTTCTTAAAAAACGCAAAAAGTTTTGCGACTATATGCTGCGAAGAGGTTACGAAAGCGGTCTCGTGTATGAAAAAGTTAAGGAATTAGAAGAAAAATAA